A genomic region of Solanum dulcamara chromosome 2, daSolDulc1.2, whole genome shotgun sequence contains the following coding sequences:
- the LOC129880585 gene encoding PHD finger protein ALFIN-LIKE 4-like produces MEGGAQYNPRTVEEVLKDLKGRRAGLIKALTTDVEEFYQQCDPEKENLCLYGFPSEQWEVNLPAEEVPPELPEPALGINFARDGMQEKDWLALVAVHSDAWLLSVAFYFGARFGFDKADRKRLFNMINELPTIYEIVTGAAKKQVKDRSSVSNHSSNKSKSNSKVGKYAKVEVKDEEDGLDEEEEEHGDTLCGACGENYASDEFWICCDLCERWFHGKCVKITPAKAEHIKQYKCPSCSNKRPRP; encoded by the exons ATGGAAGGAGGCGCACAGTATAATCCCCGCACTGTCGAGGAAGTtttgaaggatttgaaaggcCGCCGTGCCGGTTTGATCAAAGCCCTTACCACTG ATGTGGAGGAATTTTATCAGCAGTGTGACCCTG AAAAGGAAAATCTTTGCCTCTATGGATTTCCAAGCGAGCAATGGGAAGTCAATTTGCCAGCTGAGGAGGTGCCTCCTGAGCTTCCAGAGCCAGCACTAGGTATAAACTTTGCCAGAGATGGGATGCAGGAAAAGGACTGGTTGGCCCTAGTTGCTGTTCACAGTGATGCATGGTTGCTCTCTGTTGCCTTTTATTTTGGTGCCAGATTTGGCTTTGACAAAGCTGATAG GAAACGCCTGTTCAATATGATAAATGAGCTGCCAACTATTTATGAAATTGTCACTGGAGCTGCCAAGAAGCAAGTAAAAGATAGATCATCAGTCTCTAATCATAGCAGCAACAAATCCAAGTCAAACTCTAAAGTG GGTAAATACGCAAAGGTTGAAGTAAAAGACGAAGAAGATGGATTAGATGAAGAGGAGGAAGAGCATGGCGATACCCTATGTGGGGCATGTGGTGAGAACTATGCATCAGATGAATTCTGGATTTGTTGTGACTTATGCGAGAGGTGGTTCCATGGGAAGTGCGTGAAGATCACGCCTGCGAAGGCTGAGCATATAAAGCAGTACAAATGTCCATCATGCAGCAACAAGAGGCCACGCCCTTGA